A single window of Gossypium hirsutum isolate 1008001.06 chromosome A10, Gossypium_hirsutum_v2.1, whole genome shotgun sequence DNA harbors:
- the LOC107927548 gene encoding putative pentatricopeptide repeat-containing protein At1g12700, mitochondrial → MGKLNSSLFLRSIVNGGKNRYNFHSSISYSFKTLANHIDALSKNSMSVRGKRKKYDSFDNVDDAFTLFNKMIEKHPKPYIVEFTQLLGAICRMKHYATVVFMCSQMELLGVPHNVYSLSILINCFCQLGHIDFGFSVLGKMLKLGVEPSVVTFSTLINGLCRQSYQLNLIVYSTILNGLCKTGSGNTDRAVRFLRMMEERGFEPNIVAYNTVIDCLCKIGSLNEALDLFSHVTVKGIRPNTVTYNCLIHAMCNSGQQREATRFLNEMVDNNISLNIVTYNILIDAHCKDGMIVDAVHIVGIMRKRGIEPDVITYNILVDAHCREGMVSEAENIVDTMRKQGIEPNVVTYNTLIKDHCLRNRMDEAREVLQLMIKKGCAPDIRSYNIMINGYCKAERFDEAMELFHEISRKGPVPDTVTYNTLMQGKLEEALKLFQAMRNSELELSIVCYNILIDGLCKAGHIEVGKELFHKLSVNSLKPSVYTYAIMVNGFCNEGLADEAYQLFRSMGDNDCLPNSCCYNVMIQGFLRNSYTLKATELLTEMVSKGFSADLCTATLFLDLILRSEKSILI, encoded by the exons ATGGGTAAGCTTAATTCTTCTTTATTTCTTCGCTCTATTGTTAATGGTGGAAAGAATCGTTATAATTTCCACTCTTCTATTTCTTATTCTTTTAAAACCCTTGCTAACCACATCGATGCTTTGAGTAAGAATTCCATGTCTGTGAGGGGAAAGCGAAAAAAGTATGATAGCTTTGATAATGTTGATGATGCTTTCACTTTATTTAATAAGATGATTGAGAAGCACCCAAAGCCTTACATTGTGGAATTCACCCAATTATTAGGAGCCATTTGTAGAATGAAACATTATGCCACTGTTGTTTTTATGTGTAGCCAGATGGAATTATTAGGAGTTCCCCATAATGTTTATTCTTTGAGCATCTTGATTAATTGCTTTTGTCAATTAGGTCATAttgattttgggttttctgtTTTGGGGAAAATGCTGAAGTTAGGGGTTGAGCCTAGTGTTGTAACTTTCTCCACTTTGATTAATGGGCTTTGTAGGCAAA GTTATCAACTTAATTTAATTGTTTACAGTACAATACTTAATGGGTTGTGTAAAACTGGGTCCGGGAATACTGATCGAGCTGTTAGGTTtctaagaatgatggaagaaagAGGTTTTGAACCCAATATTGTAGCATATAACACTGTCATTGACTGTCTTTGTAAGATAGGATCACTAAATGAGGCTCTTGATCTCTTCTCTCATGTGACGGTTAAGGGCATTAGACCAAATACCGTTACTTACAATTGCTTAATTCATGCTATGTGTAATTCGGGCCAGCAGAGGGAGGCAACAAGGTTTTTGAATGAAATGGTGGATAACAATATTTCACTTAATATCGTCACGTATAATATATTGATCGATGCACATTGCAAGGATGGGATGATTGTTGATGCTGTACATATTGTTGGCATAATGAGAAAGCGAGGCATCGAACCTGATGTTATCACATATAATATATTGGTTGATGCGCATTGCAGAGAAGGGATGGTTTCTGAAGCTGAAAATATTGTTGACACAATGAGAAAGCAAGGCATTGAGCCAAATGTTGTTACTTATAATACATTAATAAAAGACCATTGCTTGCGAAATAGAATGGACGAAGCTAGAGAAGTATTACAGTTGATGATTAAGAAGGGTTGTGCACCTGATATACGTAGTTACAACATCATGATCAACGGATATTGCAAAGCTGAAAGGTTTGACGAAGCAATGGAACTCTTTCATGAAATATCTCGAAAAGGACCAGTCCCGGATACTGTCACATACAACACTCTTATGCAAG GTAAACTCGAAGAGGCATTGAAACTTTTTCAAGCAATGCGGAACAGCGAGTTGGAACTCAGTATTGTCTGTTATAATATCCTAATTGATGGCTTGTGCAAAGCTGGGCATATTGAAGTTGGAAAGGAATTATTTCATAAACTCTCGGTGAATAGTTTAAAACCCAGTGTTTACACATATGCTATAATGGTTAATGGATTTTGCAATGAGGGATTAGCAGATGAAGCATACCAGTTATTTAGGAGCATGGGAGATAATGATTGTTTGCCTAATAGCTGTTGTTATAATGTAATGATCCAAGGATTTCTTCGAAACAGCTATACCTTAAAGGCAACAGAACTTCTTACGGAAATGGTCAGTAAGGGCTTTTCTGCAGATTTATGCACTGCTACCTTGTTTTTGGATCTGATCTTACGATCTGAAAAATCAATATTGATCTGA
- the LOC107927584 gene encoding glycerol-3-phosphate acyltransferase RAM2, with protein sequence MVTSNPFPSVEKCPSVGREKQTVVADMDGTLLIGRSSFPYFALVAFEVSGVLRLLFLLLASPLAGLLYYFVSESAGIQVLIFATFVGMKVSDIESVARAVLPKFYSSDLHPESWRVFTSCGKRCVLTANPRIMVEAFLKDLLGVDMVLGTEIGTYKGRATGFVCKPGVLVGKNKADALKKAFGETKPDVGLGDRHTDIPFMAMCKEGYLVPPNPETKAVAIEKLPKPVIFHDGRLVQKPTPLTALLIILWTPIGFPLACLRIAAGSLLPMSIVYYAFWALGVRVTVKGTPPPPVKKSTGQSGVLFICSHRTLLDPIFLCTALGRPISAVTYSISRLSEIISPIKLVKLSRDRATDAAMIKKLLQEGDLAICPEGTTCREPFLLRFSSLFAELTDQLVPVAMVNRMSMFHGTTARGWKGMDPFYFFMNPTPAYEVTYLNKLPPELTCSSGKSSHEVANYIQRVIAATLSYECTNFTRKDKYRALAGNDGTVVEKPKLPANKVMGC encoded by the exons ATGGTTACCTCTAACCCTTTCCCTTCCGTTGAAAAATGTCCATCTGTAGGCCGAGAAAAGCAAACTGTGGTGGCTGACATGGACGGTACCTTGCTCATAGGCCGTAGCTCCTTCCCATATTTCGCTTTGGTTGCCTTCGAAGTTAGTGGAGTCTTGAGGCTCCTTTTCTTGCTCTTAGCTTCACCGCTCGCCGGACTTCTTTACTACTTTGTGTCCGAGTCCGCCGGCATCCAAGTTCTTATATTCGCAACGTTTGTTGGGATGAAAGTGAGCGACATAGAGTCGGTGGCACGAGCAGTGCTGCCCAAGTTCTACTCCAGTGATCTGCACCCCGAGTCGTGGAGAGTTTTTACCTCGTGCGGGAAACGTTGCGTCCTTACTGCGAATCCTAGGATTATGGTGGAAGCATTCTTGAAAGATCTGTTAGGGGTTGATATGGTTTTAGGCACTGAGATAGGAACTTACAAAGGTAGAGCTACAGGATTTGTTTGTAAGCCAGGGGTACTCGTTGGGAAGAACAAGGCGGATGCTCTTAAAAAGGCTTTCGGCGAGACGAAGCCAGATGTTGGACTTGGAGATAGGCACACTGATATTCCCTTCATGGCAATGTGCAAA GAAGGTTACCTTGTGCCACCAAATCCAGAAACAAAGGCAGTTGCAATCGAGAAGCTCCCAAAACCTGTAATTTTTCATGATGGACGGCTTGTTCAAAAGCCAACACCTCTGACTGCTCTTCTGATAATTCTGTGGACCCCCATTGGTTTCCCCCTGGCCTGCTTGCGCATTGCAGCAGGGTCGCTCCTCCCAATGTCGATAGTCTACTATGCTTTTTGGGCACTTGGAGTTCGAGTCACTGTCAAGGGAACCCCGCCTCCACCAGTCAAAAAATCAACCGGTCAATCTGGTGTCCTCTTCATTTGCTCACATAGAACCTTACTTGACCCAATCTTTCTTTGTACTGCTCTTGGACGCCCTATCTCTGCAGTCACCTACTCCATCTCTCGTCTCTCCGAGATCATCTCACCCATCAAACTTGTTAAACTAAGCAGAGACCGAGCAACGGATGCCGCCATGATTAAGAAGCTGCTTCAAGAGGGAGACCTAGCTATCTGCCCCGAAGGAACCACCTGCCGTGAACCATTCCTTCTTAGGTTTTCATCTCTGTTTGCTGAATTAACTGACCAGCTTGTGCCGGTTGCCATGGTGAACCGTATGAGCATGTTTCATGGCACCACAGCCAGAGGATGGAAAGGGATGGACCCCTTCTACTTCTTCATGAACCCTACCCCAGCATATGAAGTAACCTACTTAAACAAGTTGCCACCAGAGCTAACGTGCAGCTCAGGAAAGTCCAGCCATGAGGTTGCCAATTACATCCAAAGGGTGATTGCTGCAACTCTTTCATACGAGTGCACAAATTTTACCAGGAAAGATAAGTACCGGGCCCTGGCTGGAAACGATGGCACTGTGGTTGAGAAACCTAAGCTTCCAGCCAATAAAGTGATGGGATGTTAA